The genomic segment GTATTGGGTGCCCGGATATCCTGGAATGGCCGGGATGAAAAAGGCACTCTGGTTTCCAGTGGTATTTATCTGGTAGTCGTGACTACTGCAGATGGAAAATCGAAAGTGGCAAAACTGGCTGTGGTGAAGGAATAGCGGGTGAGAAGGGGGAATCCCGAATTGGGAAGTAAATTTATAACCTGAATTTGGCTTTTATTTTTTCAAAGGATTTAAACGTGCAATACCGGTGTGACCAGAAATGCTAACCTCACTGTACATTAAAGACTTCGCCCTTTTTGATGAAGTAATGATTTCATTCCAAAAAGGGCTAAACATTATTACCGGTGAGACGGGTGCCGGAAAATCTCTCATAGTTGATGCGCTGAATATGCTTTTGGGGGAAAAAACGGATCGCTCAATTCTTCGGAAAAATGCCCCAAAAGCCATCGTGGAGGGTGTGTTTTCCCTTTCTCTTCCCGAGATTACCGTATTCCTCAGTGAGCATGATTTGGACATCCTGGATCATGAGATTCGGGTCAGGCGGGAAGTCCATGCCTCCGGCCGGTCCCGGTCTTTCATTAACGATACCCCGGTGACTGCCGAGATTCTTCGCGCATTCGGAGAATTGCTTGTGGATATTCACGGGCAACACGAGCATCAATCGCTTCTTAAAAACGAAAAACACATTGAATATTTGGATGCTTTTGCCGGCCTCCAATCTCAGGTACAGGAGATTGGGGCGAGTTACCGAAAAATCCGTTCACTCAAAAAGGATGTACAGTTTCTGATTGAGAAAGGCCGGCAACTTGAAGAGCGCCGGGACTATTTGCAATTTCAACTGGATGAAATCAAGCGAATTCAGCCTTTGCCCGGAGAAGATGAGGCATTGGAGAGAGAGGAAAGAATCCTTGCGAATAGTGAGAAGCTGTTTGGGTTGAGTTCGGATGCCTACCAGCTTCTGTACGAAAACGAGCCTTCTGCCTATGAGCTGTTAACGCGTGTTGAAAGCATTCTTTCGGAATTACAGCAAATCGATAAACAATTTGAAGAGTTTGCACAACTCAGCACGGAAGCAAAGATCAATGTGGATGAAATTGCGAAATTTCTTCAGCATTACACCACCCATTTCGAATTTAATCCGGAACGCTTGGAAAAAATTCGAAATCGTCTGAATACACTGGCTCGTTTGAAGAAGAAATACGGATCGACTATTGAAGATATCCTCGAAAAAAAGGCTGCAATTGAAAAGGAACTCCGGCTGGTCGATTCGGTAGAGGATGAAGTGGATCAGCTGAAAAAGAAAATAGACGCCGAAATTCATCGGTATACTGAACTTGCAGAGATTATTTCCGGTAAGCGAAAAGCGGCCGCGCAAAAACTTAAGCTCGAAATCGAAGGGCTTCTGAAAAAATTGGGCATGGAAAAGGCTGTTTTCCGCGTTCAGGTAGAGCCCCTTTTGGAGCCAGATGGCTGGGTTAAAATAGGTGAAACGTCTTATCAGGGAACAGCCAGAGGGATTGATCGCGTGCGGTTTTTCTTTTCGGCAAACCCCGGTGAAGCACCGCGGGAATTGTCCAGAATTGCTTCCGGAGGAGAAATCTCCCGAGTTATGTTATCCATCAAGTCGGTGTTGGCTGAGAAGGATCGCATTCCGGTGCTGATATTTGATGAAATTGACAACGGTATTTCCGGACGGATTGCACAAACAGTGGGGCGGCAACTGCATGCGCTGGCAGAGAGTCACCAGATTATTTGCGTTACCCACTTGCCCCAAATTGCCAGTGCCGGAGATGCACACTATACGGTTGAGAAAACGTTTGAAGCGAATCGGACGCACACGAAGCTGCGTGCTTTGAATGAGAGCGAGAGAGTAGTTGAAATTGCCAAATTAATTGGCGGTGAAAAAATAAGTGATGTCAATTTAAAAAGTGCTGAAGAGCTGTTAAAGGCCTTTGAAAACTCCTGATTATCTGTCTGAAAAAAGAGAACAACCATGTATAAATTTGTCATAAACGGCGGACGAACGCTTCACGGGCGGGTACCCGTCAGTGGCAGCAAAAATGCCACACTTCCACTCATGGCGGCCACGCTACTGGCAAGGGGGAAATATGTGATTACCAATATCCCCCTTCTACGGGATGTGACCACCATGAAGCAACTGCTTGAAATCATAGGTGTTTCCGTTGAGTTTGAGAATCACCGCATGGTTTTGGATTCCTCTCATTATGACAAATTAGAGGCTCCTTACGATCTGGTTAAAAAAATGCGGGCTTCCATTTATGTATTGGGGCCGCTACTGGCAAAAAATGGCTATGCGAAGGTTTCTTTGCCCGGCGGCTGCGCATGGGGGCCGCGACCGGTGAATTTTCATATTGAAAGCCTGAGGAAAATGGGCGCTGCCATCGATCTGGAAAACGGATATATCGTTGCCCGGGCCAAAAGATTGAAGGGGGCTGTTATTGCGTTTGACTTCCCGAGTGTGGGTGCAACCGGAAACGCGATGATGGCGGCTGCGCTGGCAAAGGGAACCACCGTTATTCAAAATGCGGCCATGGAACCAGAGATTACCAATCTGGGGGAATTCCTAAATGCCATGGGGGCAAAAATTAGCGGTCTGGGAACAAATCACCTGGAAATTGAGGGCGTGGACGAACTGCACCCGGCCGATGGAACAGTGATTCCGGATCGAATTGAAGCGGGAACGTTTCTGATTGCCGGAGCGATTACGGGGGGAGAAATCACCGTAGAAAAGGCCGAGGCCAAGCACCTCACGGCAATTCTGTCAAAACTGGGGGATACAGGTGCCCGAATTTCAGCGGATGAATCGTCCATTACATTGCGTGCAGGAAAAATAATCCGGTCCGTCAATGTTTCCACAGCCGTTTATCCGGGTTTCCCCACGGATATGCAGGCCCAATGGATGGCATTGATGTGCGTGGCTGATAAAACAAGTGTGATTACCGATACGGTCTACCTGGATCGGTTTGCCCACGTTCCGGAACTCATGCGCCTTGGGGCAAATATCACACTTGATGGCAATGTAGCTGCGGTGACAGGCGTGAAGAAACTGACCGGGGCAACGGTTATGTCAACGGACCTTCGGGCCAGTGCTTCACTTATTCTGGCCGGGCTGGTAGCCGAGGGGAAAACAGAGGTTCTGAGAATTTACCACATCGATCGTGGGTATGAGGCCATTGAAAAAAAACTGCAGGCTTTGGGGGCAGATATTCAACGCGTCAGAACGGAGGAGTTTTAACCCTGGGGTCTGAACAGGACCGTATCCCTTTTGATCAATTTCTAAATTGCCAGCGACGACAACACAAGGATAATATTTGAATTCTTTCAGATTCTCTTGCCATCTGCGATTCTTCACAGCGATTGAGATGTTGGGGGCTAAACGCAGGCCCTCTTACACGCTTAATTAACTAATCCTTAGTATTGTTTCCATAAAATCTCTATTCGCAAAAATAGGAAAATATTCCAAAAATAATCCCAAAAATAAGAATAATTCCCATGGCCCGTCTGCTGCTCTGACCATTCAATAAATGGATATATGTGTGTAAAATAAAGAGTAAAGGACACAGCGAGATAGACAGGCACGCTATTTGTAATCTATAGTAAAGAAAATAGAAATTCGAACACAGAAGAAGAAGGCCCCGTCGATGGAACTCACTATTGATGCAACGGAACCCATTTACACGATAGGAATTGCCGCTCAGAAACTTCACGTTGCCGTTCCCACGCTGCGCATGTATGAAAAAGAGGGATTACTCATTCCCCATAAAACCAAAACGGGACGGCGCGTCTATTCCGCAAATGATCTTGTTTGGGTTAATTGTATTCGTCGAATGATCAATGAAAAAGGATTGAATATTGAGGGAATTCGAAGGCTGCTTTCATTAATCCCGTGCTGGGAAATAAAAAATTGTCCCCCCGAAAAGAGACAGACATGCCCCGCCTATCAAAATAGTGAAAAGCCCTGTTGGATGCTTGCACAAGAAAAAAAACGGGTTGCTCCTGAAGTTTGCCGGTTATGCCCGGTCTATTCAAAGGCACTGAAATGTGATAATATGAAAGCATTTTTAAATGAGATGAGAGCCATTAATCCATAAGAAACAAAAAAGGAGAGTTTAAATGAGGACATTGGATAACGCACGGACAAAATGGTTCCTGGTTTTCTTTTTTATGGCAGCCATACTCATGGCAGCGGGTTGTGCTCCGAAGGCCGTTCGGGTCATGTATGAGAGGCCGGAGTTCAAACCCGAAAAGGTGAACGCCCGGCAGGTGATCGAAGAAGCCAAGAAAAAGGGATACGATCATGCGCTTCGATTTGAAAAATATGGAATTACGTCCTACGAGGGACCCAAAACCTGCCTAAAATGCCACAAAACCATCCGGGTTCAAAATCCGGATACAGGGGAATGGGAAGATGTGAAAACAATGGACAATGTTGTGGAATCGGTTCACATGAAGTGGTATTCGATTCCTCAATACACCTATGACGTCCATGGGAAAAAGGTTAAACTTCCCATGGGAATGATTGATCGCGCATGCGGTATCCCCGGAGCACAGTCAGGGATTGCATGGGCTCTTCAAATAAAAAACCGGGAGGACGGGAAAATCTATTCAGAGGGGTGTGGACAGTGTCACATTGGCGGAACGTACGGCCCCCCCGTTTATCGAATGATGCGGGAAGTGTCGCCCATGGGAAAAATCACAAAAAATGAAAAAGAATCTGTGGATTGTCTGATTTGTCATGCCAAAGAGTATGACATTTCCAAAAAGGTCGTGGTGAAGGATGAGCACGGCTACCGCTGGGCACAAGACAGAAGTCTCAAAGCGGCCGTTAGCGTTGGAATACCAACCACCTGGAATTGCCGATTGTGCCATGATCATAATTTTATTGGAGATAACAGTCCGGATAACGTCAAAACCGCCGCCGGAACCCATTCTATTATCCATCAATACGTGAAGCGCGGCAGCCCCTACACACCCAAAGAGGATGTTCATGCGGCCGCTGGCATGAGCTGTTTGGATTGTCACAAAACCTACGGCCATTTTATTGCAAAGGGAAAGAAAACGTGCGATTTGGTAGCAAACGATTTGCCTCAGGTGTCACTCACGTGTGAACAGTGCCACACATCTGCCCCGCATAAAAAGAATGAAGATATAGCAGACATCCTGAATACACATACGGAAAAAATATCCTGTACAACCTGTCACATCACCGGTCTTCCGGATAATAATATTCGGTACAATGACTGGCGGCATCCGGTTTATGAAGACGGTTTTTATGTTCCAAAGCCAACCATCAAAGGGGGAACAAAGGGCGTTATGGCGTTTTGCTGGTTTGACGGTACAGGCGGCATAATGGCCACACCTAATGGCAAGAAAGATGATGGCAAATCCAAAATTACGCCATTCAAGCTGTTTAATGCCATGATGACCGAAGATTCACACAATGCAACGCCAACCCAACAGGGATGGATCCTTTCGTTCGATACCAAAACCTACATGGAAACAGGAAATCCCGAAAAAGCCATTCAGGTTGCACAAGATAAACCCTACATGAGGATGTTCTATGGCCTCCCCATGAAGATCATGTTTATGGATGAACTGGCCCGTGATATGGGGTTTAAGTCCTGGGATCGATCCTATTACAAGCGCCCCGTGAAGGATCGCTATTTCTGGACGGAGATGCGCTCTGACGGCTACCTGATGCTGGACCACGGTATCAAGGCCAAAGGACGATCCTGCAACGAATGCCACTCAAAAGACAGCATTCTCAACTTTAAAAAACTGGGTTACTCGCCGGACGAGATTGAAGCACTCGAAGAACCGAGAGAATAGAAAAAGACATCCCTGTTTTCACAAAAGATTCTAAAAGGCCCCAACTTGTTTGGGGCTTTTTTTTATTTCAGGAATGAAAGAATTTACCAAAGACTAAAAACGGTTCACCCAAACGAAGCAGATAAAATTAATGTTGATTTTTTCCATCTTTTGTGTTAAGATGAAAAAGCAGTTGATAATCATTACTAATGCATTCAAACAGGGAGTATTTGTGAATCCAAAGAAGATTTTTCGATATGCAGGGGGCAGTGTGGCGGGGGGTGTGGCGGGGTTATTTTCTAAGCTATGCTCTTCGCTGTTCGGGAGGAACCTGCCCGCTCTCACGGAATTCATTTACGGGCATTTTTATTGGGGTCGTTTTGGGGCTCGTGTTGGTTTGGGAGGGACCCCGGCGGAAAAAGCCGGAATCCAAATAACCTAAAAGATTCATTAGCCACAAAGTCAAAAAAGCACAAGGGTAAAAAAAGATAAATCAGGATTTATTGAAATAGGAAATCGATTCAAAACAAACTGATTGCTGAATATTTTAATTATAATAATCTTCGTAACTTAGAGTTTTTGTGGCGAAATTTTGTAAATAATACAGGACAAATATCGTAAAATACTCAAAATCCTAATTTTCATCTTGCTTTTTAAAAATGGAAATTGTAAATTAATTAAACTTGGAGGAAAACATGAAAGCAAATGTTGGAAGTACGGACCGGTTGATCCGAATTCTTCTCGGAATTATTTTTTTAGTCCTGGCCTTTGCAGTATTCGCAGGTACATTGAAGTGGATTTTTATTGTTCTTGGAATTATTGCGCTTTTCACCGGTATTGTTCGTTTTTGCGCCCTGTATCCATTGCTTAAAATTAATACGGCCAAAAAGGAATAGGATTGTAAAACTGACTGTAATTTATTACAAACGTTAAATTAGGAGGAAATGAAGAATGGCTTTAATGATCACCGAGGAATGCATCAATTGCGGTGCTTGCGAACCGGAATGTCCCAATGAGGCGATTTACGAGGGCGGCGTACCGTGGGAATTGAATGGTGAGACCCACGATCCTTTATCGGATGATATTTATTATATCGTTCCGGATAAGTGTACGGAATGCGTCGGATTTTATGACGAACCGCAGTGTGCAGCCGTCTGTCCGGTTGATTCCTGTGTGCCTGATCCTGATCATGTGGAAGACCATGACACGTTGTTGGCCAAAGCCAAGAAGCTGCATCCGGATCAGAGTTTTGATTAAAGATACGAATTTAGCCACTTATAAGGGATTTCTGAACGATGGTCAGGAATCCCTTTTCTGTTTCAGAGATTAAAGAAATGAACACGCGGAGCCAAGAAGAATAAAAAATGGTTGTTTCGGGAACCAAAATAGTTCCTCCTGGAACGGGCCGTCCCCATGTCAGCGAATATGTTGCCCGATACCTTCTGCGGCAAGTTTCACGGGATAATTCGTTCAACGCATTTAGAATAGGGAAAATAGATGACTGGTTCTTCAGACGATAAAAATCTTATCTGGACGTCGGATCATTTTCCAACAGAGGAAGATTTCCGAGATTTTCGTCAGGCAGGGGATGGGGTGCTGGCCGTGGACGAGAATCTGATTGTAATCAGCTTCAGCGAAGCCGCTGAACGGATTTCCGGAATAACCAGCGATCAAATTGTGGGGAAATCCTGCTACGATGTTCTGAAAATGCCCATCTGTCAGAAGGATCAGTTAGTGGGGCAAACCCTGAAATCAGGACGCATTTTCTCCAATATAACAACCACGCTTCGACATGCGGCCGGCGAAACCCTTGAAGTGGTGGTTAGCGTTTCTCCATTAATGAGCGTTGAGGGCGGAATTGCTGGTGCGGTCCTTTCCTTTCGCGATCTGACTGAAATGGACCGCCTGGCGAGTGAACTCCTGATTCGAAATCGGGAGCTTTTGCGCGAAAGAAATAAGCTGACGGCCATTCTGAACAGCATTACCGACGGCGTTTTTACAATAAACACGGATTGGCAGATCACCTCTTTTAACCTTGCAGCGGAAAGAATTACCGGATATTCCAGCAACGAGGTTCTTGGCAAACACTGCTGGGAAGTTTTTAGAGGGAGCAACTGTGACACAAATTGTCCCATGCGGAGGGCCCTCCAAACGGGCGAACCAACCTTTAATTTGGAGGTTGAAATTGTTTCCAGAGAAGGAAAAACGATTCCTGTAAGCGTAACCAGTTCTGCCCTGATCAATGAAAAAGGAGAGGCCAGCGGGGCGGTGGAAACCTTTCGCGATTTGTCTCCATTGCGGGAACTGAAATCAGAATTGGAAGAGCGTTACCGATTCGACCAGATTATCGGCAAAAGCAAACCCATGCAGGATTTGTACGATCTTCTGGAGGACGTGGCAGCCACGGATGCCACAGTTCTGGTCCAGGGTGAAAGCGGCACCGGAAAAGAGCTCGTTGTAAAAGCTATTCATTTTAACAGCTTGCGGCGTTCGGGACCGTTTATCAGCGTCAATTGTGCCGCGCTTCCGGAAACCCTTCTGGAAAGTGAATTGTTCGGCTACGAAAAGGGTGCATTTACGGGCGCCGTTCGAGAAAAACCCGGTCGATTCGAATTGGCCGATGGCGGAACCCTCTTTCTGGACGAAATCGGCGAGATGAGCTATCCCTTGCAAGCCAAGCTCTTACGCGTATTGGATGAACACGTGATTGAACGTGTAGGCGGCATTAAATCCATTCGGGTTGATGTTCGAATTGTGGCCGCAACCAATAAAAATCTTCGGGACGCCGTTGAAACGGGCGCTTTCCGGCAGGACTTATTCTACCGCTTGAATGTGGTTCCCATTCATTTGCCCCCGCTTCGGGAACGGAAAGAGGACATTCCCTTGCTGGTAGATTATTTTATTCAGAAGTTCAACGAAAAAATGGGGAAACGGATTCGCGGCGTTTCATCGGAGGTTTTGCGAATTTTTATGGATTATAATTGGCCCGGCAACGTAAGAGAACTGGAGAATCTCCTGGAATTTTCTTTTATTCAGTGCAAGACGGAGATCATTACCGTTCAACATTTGCCAACAGAGTTTCAAAGGAATTTCAACACCCTCCGATTGACACAAGAAAAGCCGGGAGAGGCACTTCTGGAATATGAGAAAAACCTGATCTACCAAACTCTCATTCAAAATATGGGCAGCCGCGTAAAAACCGCCCGACAATTGGGAATGAGCAAAGCCACCCTCTGGCGAAAAATGACAAAATACGGTTTGTTGAAAAAAGACAAAACGGATTGAGTGAAGCGGCCTTGCCCGCCACTCAATCCGTTCTTGAACTTATTGAATTCACTCCACACCCCACTAAGTTCACTCATTTAATTTCAATCAAATCAATTCGTGAAAATTCGTGAAATTGGTGGGCAACGCTTTTTAGGGCAGACTCATTGTTTCATATGAAATTGAAGCCCCAGTTCCACATTCCTTCCGGGCATGGGATATCCCTCTTCCATTTGATAGGCCTCATCTGTGATGTTTCGGAGGGCCACTTGCACATCTGCCCACCGATTCAGGTGAACACGCCCCAGAAGATCCGTCACAAAAAAATCCGGGAGCTTTTCGCGATGGTTGTTTTCGCTGTACAGATTGTGTACCCACACAGATTTGATCCCAATATCCACTCTCTTGTTCCGGAAGGTGAGGAGATTGACCAGCTTATGCTGCGGATTGTAACCCGTCACAGAACCGACATCCTGATGCGTAAAGGAAAGCGTGTTGTTGATGTGAGCGGTTAACCGCAACTTAAGGGAGGTTTCAACTCCCGTAAAATCAAAGGTTCCCACGTTTCGGAATTTTTTATCCGGGAAATAGAACTGAATGAGATTTTGCCCCTTTAACCGGTAAGCGGCTACATCCACCTGAATAAACCGGGTGGAGTAGTTTACACCCATCTCGAAACTCTTGCTTGTTTCGGGCGTCAGGTCGGTGTTGGAAGGCGGATACAGGTAGAGCTGCATCACGGAGGGAGATCGAAATCCCTGACTAACATTGGCGCGAAGCGAGAGGCTGTTATTGGCCTGAAAAACCAGTCCGATGGAGGGAACGGATTTAAATCCGTAAACCTCGTGATGATTCAAACGGTATCCCACAGACGCAATAAGCTTTGAAAACAGCATTTGTTGGGTCAGGAAATAGGGGGCCCATTCCAAAACACTCCAGGATTTATTCCGATTGAGATCCGTTCCACCGTAGGATCTGAGATCAAATCCTACGACGGTTTGATTGTTTTTCCACGGTGAAAATGCCTGACTGAATTTTGCACCGTTTGTAAAATCGTCGGAGAGATAACCGTCGTAGATGGCATGATGACCGTCGCTTCGGTACACCAGAAGCTCGGTATGTCCAAGAAAAGATTTACCTTTCAATTGAAAGTCGTATCCGCTGCGGGTAAACCGAAACCAGTTGTTCGTTAAAGGATGACTTTCGGGCCCGGGGTCCAGCCAGAAGCCCCGATAGCGCTTAACCGATGCCTGAATGCGCCAGTCCGGCAGGGGAGTGGCAAAAACCTTGGCAAAAAAATCGTGGGCCTGATATCCGCCGGTTTCACGGTTGCTGTCCGTGCCATATCCGTTCCAGTAGACAGCAGCGCCCAATCGATCGGAACTGTAAA from the Calditrichota bacterium genome contains:
- the recN gene encoding DNA repair protein RecN, whose protein sequence is MLTSLYIKDFALFDEVMISFQKGLNIITGETGAGKSLIVDALNMLLGEKTDRSILRKNAPKAIVEGVFSLSLPEITVFLSEHDLDILDHEIRVRREVHASGRSRSFINDTPVTAEILRAFGELLVDIHGQHEHQSLLKNEKHIEYLDAFAGLQSQVQEIGASYRKIRSLKKDVQFLIEKGRQLEERRDYLQFQLDEIKRIQPLPGEDEALEREERILANSEKLFGLSSDAYQLLYENEPSAYELLTRVESILSELQQIDKQFEEFAQLSTEAKINVDEIAKFLQHYTTHFEFNPERLEKIRNRLNTLARLKKKYGSTIEDILEKKAAIEKELRLVDSVEDEVDQLKKKIDAEIHRYTELAEIISGKRKAAAQKLKLEIEGLLKKLGMEKAVFRVQVEPLLEPDGWVKIGETSYQGTARGIDRVRFFFSANPGEAPRELSRIASGGEISRVMLSIKSVLAEKDRIPVLIFDEIDNGISGRIAQTVGRQLHALAESHQIICVTHLPQIASAGDAHYTVEKTFEANRTHTKLRALNESERVVEIAKLIGGEKISDVNLKSAEELLKAFENS
- the murA gene encoding UDP-N-acetylglucosamine 1-carboxyvinyltransferase: MYKFVINGGRTLHGRVPVSGSKNATLPLMAATLLARGKYVITNIPLLRDVTTMKQLLEIIGVSVEFENHRMVLDSSHYDKLEAPYDLVKKMRASIYVLGPLLAKNGYAKVSLPGGCAWGPRPVNFHIESLRKMGAAIDLENGYIVARAKRLKGAVIAFDFPSVGATGNAMMAAALAKGTTVIQNAAMEPEITNLGEFLNAMGAKISGLGTNHLEIEGVDELHPADGTVIPDRIEAGTFLIAGAITGGEITVEKAEAKHLTAILSKLGDTGARISADESSITLRAGKIIRSVNVSTAVYPGFPTDMQAQWMALMCVADKTSVITDTVYLDRFAHVPELMRLGANITLDGNVAAVTGVKKLTGATVMSTDLRASASLILAGLVAEGKTEVLRIYHIDRGYEAIEKKLQALGADIQRVRTEEF
- a CDS encoding MerR family transcriptional regulator is translated as MDATEPIYTIGIAAQKLHVAVPTLRMYEKEGLLIPHKTKTGRRVYSANDLVWVNCIRRMINEKGLNIEGIRRLLSLIPCWEIKNCPPEKRQTCPAYQNSEKPCWMLAQEKKRVAPEVCRLCPVYSKALKCDNMKAFLNEMRAINP
- a CDS encoding DUF2892 domain-containing protein; translated protein: MKANVGSTDRLIRILLGIIFLVLAFAVFAGTLKWIFIVLGIIALFTGIVRFCALYPLLKINTAKKE
- a CDS encoding YfhL family 4Fe-4S dicluster ferredoxin; this encodes MALMITEECINCGACEPECPNEAIYEGGVPWELNGETHDPLSDDIYYIVPDKCTECVGFYDEPQCAAVCPVDSCVPDPDHVEDHDTLLAKAKKLHPDQSFD
- a CDS encoding PAS domain-containing protein, whose translation is MTGSSDDKNLIWTSDHFPTEEDFRDFRQAGDGVLAVDENLIVISFSEAAERISGITSDQIVGKSCYDVLKMPICQKDQLVGQTLKSGRIFSNITTTLRHAAGETLEVVVSVSPLMSVEGGIAGAVLSFRDLTEMDRLASELLIRNRELLRERNKLTAILNSITDGVFTINTDWQITSFNLAAERITGYSSNEVLGKHCWEVFRGSNCDTNCPMRRALQTGEPTFNLEVEIVSREGKTIPVSVTSSALINEKGEASGAVETFRDLSPLRELKSELEERYRFDQIIGKSKPMQDLYDLLEDVAATDATVLVQGESGTGKELVVKAIHFNSLRRSGPFISVNCAALPETLLESELFGYEKGAFTGAVREKPGRFELADGGTLFLDEIGEMSYPLQAKLLRVLDEHVIERVGGIKSIRVDVRIVAATNKNLRDAVETGAFRQDLFYRLNVVPIHLPPLRERKEDIPLLVDYFIQKFNEKMGKRIRGVSSEVLRIFMDYNWPGNVRELENLLEFSFIQCKTEIITVQHLPTEFQRNFNTLRLTQEKPGEALLEYEKNLIYQTLIQNMGSRVKTARQLGMSKATLWRKMTKYGLLKKDKTD
- a CDS encoding TonB-dependent receptor, with amino-acid sequence MNRFAKQVVLVGIFVFSGFLAAMAGQPARSDTSRHVTSTYQLAPVVITATKIPQSTRDLSISVSVLPAGEIRMEMAQNLGQIIDEVPGVTSIQFGTLGSVSQSGPAGSKNLSGSKILIRGTNAVTMIDGRPTMMGIFDHPISNALNPYLVSRIEIVRGPASVLYGSNATGGVINLLTPDIRNQKKTSVRFSTGSFRERIFNIQEVYSSDRLGAAVYWNGYGTDSNRETGGYQAHDFFAKVFATPLPDWRIQASVKRYRGFWLDPGPESHPLTNNWFRFTRSGYDFQLKGKSFLGHTELLVYRSDGHHAIYDGYLSDDFTNGAKFSQAFSPWKNNQTVVGFDLRSYGGTDLNRNKSWSVLEWAPYFLTQQMLFSKLIASVGYRLNHHEVYGFKSVPSIGLVFQANNSLSLRANVSQGFRSPSVMQLYLYPPSNTDLTPETSKSFEMGVNYSTRFIQVDVAAYRLKGQNLIQFYFPDKKFRNVGTFDFTGVETSLKLRLTAHINNTLSFTHQDVGSVTGYNPQHKLVNLLTFRNKRVDIGIKSVWVHNLYSENNHREKLPDFFVTDLLGRVHLNRWADVQVALRNITDEAYQMEEGYPMPGRNVELGLQFHMKQ